A stretch of DNA from Erwinia aphidicola:
TATTCGCCCAGACCGACATCATCCAGCGCCCGGAGGGGCCAACGGATGCCAGCTTTGTGATTACCCTGATGCACACCAGCGGCGTGCATTCCCACATCTCCTCCAGCAAGCTGAACCACCTCGCCAGCCGCGAACTGCGGTTATATGGTGACAAGGGCAGCTATCTGGCGAACAGTTCTGACGTGCAGGCAACGGCAATTTTCGCCGGCAAGAAACCAGCAGACGACCTGGCCGGCTGGGGCTATGAGCCTGAAGCACTGTGGGGGACATTGCGCACCGATAAAGGTGAGGAGCGGGTACCGTCAGAGCAGGGGCGCTATCACGCTTACTACGAAGCTTTTGCCGCCGCAGTGCGCGATGGCACCGAGCCGCCGGTGACCAGTGAACAGGCGATCCGCACCCTGGAAGTGCTGGATGCGGCGCTGTTAAGCGCGAAGGAAGGCAGGCTGGTAACGCTGACCGAGCCCTGAACAAAAACGGGTTCTCAAGATGAGAACCCGTTTTCACTCTGCCAGCGCGTTATCAGCGCTGGGCATACTGCTTTTCGGCTTCCGCCAGCGGCTTGCGCTTCATCACCCGGTCCAGCACTTCCGCTTCCAGCTCTGCCAGCCTGACCGAACCTTTACGGCGCGGGCGCGGCAGGTCAACCAGCAGGTCCAGCCCGATATTGCCTTCTTCAATCAGCAGCACGCGGTCGGCCATCGCTACCGCTTCACTGACGTCATGCGTCACCAGCAGCACGGTAAAGTGATGCTGCTGCCACAGTGACTCAATCAGATCCTGCATTTCAATACGGGTTAAGGCATCCAGCGCGCCGAGAGGTTCATCCAGCAGCAGCAGGCCGGGGCGGTGGATCAGCGCACGCGCCAGCGCCACGCGCTGTTTCTGGCCGCCGGATAACGCCGCAGGCCACTCTTTCGCCCGGTCAGCCAGGCCAACCGCATCCAGTGCGGCCAGCGCCTGCTCCTTCCAGGCTTTGCCTTTCAAACCCAGGCCAACGTTATCAATCACGCTTTTCCACGGCAGCAGGCGGTCATCCTGGAACATCAGGCGGATATCTTCGCGCGCTTCATTAAGCGGTGCGCTGCCCGCCAGCAGTTCGCCGCTGCTGCTTTTTTCCAGCCCGGCCAGCAGCCGCAGCAGGGTGCTTTTGCCGCAGCCGCTGCGGCCCACCACCGCCACAAACTGGCCGGACGGGATGTGCAGGTCGATATTATTCAGCACCGTACGATTGTTGTACTGCTTGCTGACGCCGTTGATCACCAGCGGCGTACCGGCATTGAGACGCGCCGGAGACGGCGTTAACTCGCTCATGCGTTTTCCTCTTTCAGTTGATACGCCGGGTGCCAGCGCAGCCAGATACGTTCCAGCAGCTGCGCGCTGACGTCCGCCAGTTTACCCAACAGGGCGTAAAGAATAATCGCTACCACCACCACATCCGTTTGCAGGAACTCGCGAGCGTTCATCGCCAGGTAGCCAATGCCAGAGTTGGCCGAAATGGTTTCTGCCACGATCAGCGTC
This window harbors:
- the ssuB gene encoding aliphatic sulfonates ABC transporter ATP-binding protein, which codes for MSELTPSPARLNAGTPLVINGVSKQYNNRTVLNNIDLHIPSGQFVAVVGRSGCGKSTLLRLLAGLEKSSSGELLAGSAPLNEAREDIRLMFQDDRLLPWKSVIDNVGLGLKGKAWKEQALAALDAVGLADRAKEWPAALSGGQKQRVALARALIHRPGLLLLDEPLGALDALTRIEMQDLIESLWQQHHFTVLLVTHDVSEAVAMADRVLLIEEGNIGLDLLVDLPRPRRKGSVRLAELEAEVLDRVMKRKPLAEAEKQYAQR